Part of the Girardinichthys multiradiatus isolate DD_20200921_A chromosome 14, DD_fGirMul_XY1, whole genome shotgun sequence genome is shown below.
gctcttaccagtaaactcccaaggattattagtcaTTTGATTGGTTTTTCTGTgtatgattttctgtatcattgtaatgcttTTCCTCATGAACAGCGCTTTGAgtaccttgttgctgaaaagtgaaaagtaaaaaaacttgactatttttggtaggcaggttactcctggaaaggttcccTGTTGTTCCACATGGTCTCTCTTTATGGAGGATGGCTCTCACGGTGGTTATCTGGATTCCCAAACCTTTTGAAACgtctgtaaccctttccagacgcATAGATTTCAATGACTTTGTTATGAACCAGGATCAACGTGTTATTCATATTCTAGGACTATGCTCTTTTCACAGCGTTCCATTGGAAACAGGTATTTCTACCAGCATTATGAAGCAGTGAGTAACATTCAAGGGAAGGAACAACAAGgctgggagacaggaacatAGCACAGATTTCTGCCACGGGAGCCAGCAGCCAGACCATAAAGGCAATattggcttttatttatttcctaaaCATAAAGTTTCTCAGGTAATTAAGTGCATCGTTTCACAGAGGTTGTTGCTATTTATGTTTGgttaaaatcaaacatctgaCATCCAAAGGTTTcattatcaaattaaaacaatcaacGATATGTTTTCAAAAACCGTAGTAGGACTTAGTAGGACTCATGAATTGTGATCGGCCATGTTGCTCAGCTTAGCACAACTGTCTGATCATTTCACTAACCTGTTTCGCCAGTATTTCTACCCGTTTCTCCTCCGATGCCAGATCATTTCTTTGCCATTGCAGTTGAAAACATTACAAATTGGGGAAAAACTATACCTGGTTTTTCCAGGTCTTTCTTAGGCTTTCTGTGAGTACTCCTTGATTCTTGGACAACTTGTTTGATTATTCTTTTGACTCCTTTGTCagaattcaattttatttatatagcaccagttcacaacacatgtcatcttaaggcactttacaaagtcaattaaatcaaatcatacagatttcaagtcgggtacatacatttcaattaatcctgacAGTGCAgtcaattcagttatttatttaaattggttaaaaaaaaattctatctaaggaaacccagcagattgcatccagtcagtgacttgcagcattcactcctcctggatgagcatgtagagacagtggacagtcgctgtcATTGACTTTacagcatgcatgtagcgacagtggagaggaaaaactcccttttaaacactgaaagacatggccaagtgtatcatcggtagaaggtaaACATGAAGTTGTTGGCAACAGAAGGTTGgtcgatgcccccctccaggaaggtgtcaccgGTAGATACAGTGTCAGGCTAGGTGtcgcttctaggaagagaaaagagagagaacataaagttaaaagctgaaataacaacagATAATGCTaatttggagagtagtatgagaatgtagcacagagtaaaagtggtcattatgtcctccagcagcctaagcctatagcagcataactacacagatagctcaggatgaCCTAAGCCTCTCtaattataagctttatcaaaaaggaaaggtttaagcctagccttaaaagtagacagggtgtctgcctcacggaccaaaacgggagctggttccacaggagaggagcctgataactaaaggatctgcctcccattctacttctagagactctaggaaccaccagtaaacctgcagtctgagaacgaagtgctgtGTTAGGAATATacggaccaatcagatctctgatgtatgatggagctagatcattaagggttttatatggcgactgtggctcagtaggaagagtagttgtcttgcaatcagaaggttgtgggttcaattctagcttcctcctgtcatatgtcgatgtgcccctgggcaaggcacttaacctcaagttgcctaccggtgtgcgtatcggtgtatgaatgtgtgagcgttagtgagtgcaattgggtaaatgtggctctagtgtaaaacgctttgagcggtctgtatgactggaaaagcgctatataagttcagaccATTTACCATATGTGAggtggagaattttaaattctattctggatttaacagggagccaatgaagggaagctaaaataggagaaatatgatctctcattttaattttcatcagaactcttgctgcagcgttTTGGATTAGCTGAAGGTTTACAATactccagccttgaagtaacaaatgcatggactactttttcagcgtcactcgtGAGTAGGGTATTTCAAATTTTGGCAATGAAAGAAGGACGtcctagaaatctgtttaatatgggatttaaatgacatgtcctagtcgaAAATAATACCacggtttttttactttattatggaggtaaatttaatgccatccaggttaagtgattgactaaacagtttctttttcaaatattcGACAACATCCGTCTTGTCTagatttagaagcagaaaatttaaagtcgtccaagtttttatatcttcaagacatgcttatagtctaactggttgggctcatcaggattcatggataagtaaagctgagtatcatcagcataacagtgaaaacttATCCTAtcctgcctgataattttacctattggaagcatatatatagtaaagagaattggcccaagtactgaaccctgtggtactccacaattaaccctggagtttaaagataatttatcatttacatgaacaaactggaatctgtcagatagataagatttaaaccagcctagtgctgttcctctgatccctacagcatattccagcctttctaagagaatattatggtcgactgtatcaaatgcagcactgagatctaacaggaccagtacagacacaaatccattatctgaggctataagaatatcattagtgactttcagcagagctgtttccatgctatgatgagctctgaagcctgactgaaactcttcaaacaggtcattgctgtgtaaatgctcacatatTTGACTAGCAACTCTTTTctgaagaattttagataagaatggaagattggatacaggtctgtaatttattaagtcaccttgatcaagcaaaggtttcttaagtaagcAATAGTAATACCTTTTTGTGAAGGTCTCTTTGCTTTTGCCAGTTTTACCCCTCTGTGCAATACTTCAGTAATAAGAAACCTTCTTATAGGGTATCAATAAATATTAAACCAGCTGATATTGATTTGAACATATAAAAGATGGTTTCTAAATGCTGACAGATTTAATATGGTTGTTTGGCTTTTATACACCTTCAGACATCCATTTCTTCATGGGTTAAATCCTTATTCTCTGTGTCATTCCAAGTTTTTACCCTTAACGTTCTTTGTGGAataattggctttaatttcttATAATATGAGGAGTTTTTGAtagttgccaacatctggtgtgaaatatatgtcattgtttttaaaatttatatttaactgAGAAAAAGTTGACATGTTCATTGCTTATTATACCTGCTTTAAAACCGGATTATTCTACATAGAAATTAGTTAAAAAGATTAATTATGCAGCACACTGTAAACAATTGTACACAAGCgagatggagacaaaaaaaGTCTTAAATGGTTTCAGTATGTGGTTGTTGAGAATAAGTGAACAGATCATGACATAAATCAACAGACTTAAGAagcaacaatgcaaaataaaaggataagaataaatggtaattaaatcaaagaatttaatgtaaccaaagtacctaaatatatctttattaaaaagtcactcagtccaggctgaagtaaaaaaactttctaatatacatgatgtgtttcattgtttcctgcagatgttaagcagatgctgatggttaaagaagaagctcctgtaaagcacagaccttgtgctggcctacatgacccaaagccccaccacataaagaaggaacaggaggaggtctacaccagtctggggggagagcagctcaatgggaaggaggagattgatgccatcaagtttccagtcactgctactcccataaagagtgaggatgatgaaCAGTCCCCTCTactctcacagctttatcaagaccaaattaaaggcagagcgcttccagaagatattgatggaggagaagaatccatcaggatacaagatcatggagatggttccatttcctcagaaactgaagacactgagaaggatgaaaaggccgatgatggaaacattaacaaaccttttagcttccctgagtttgctgaacaatttgttcaccgtggctttcttcagaaagacatgataaattcagaaataggatCTTTAAGCTCGCTGGATAGGAAGAActgtttcacagagaagaaaaatgtggaatcgccaaagaaagtccagacaggagtgaagtttagctgtgaagactgtggtaaaacctttattggaaaaggacctttaaacagacacatgagaatccacactggtgagaaacctttctgttgtgatgtatgtggacaaatatttactgaaaaaggaagtttaaacacacacatgagaatccacgcTGGACAGAAACCTTACTGTTGTGATCTCTGTGGACaaatatttactgaaaaaggaagtttaaacacacacatgagaatccacgcTGGACAGAAACCTTACTGTTGTGATCTCTGTGGACaaatatttactgaaaaaggaagtttaaacacacacatgagaatccacgctggacagaaaccttactgttgtgatctatgtggacaaatatttactgaaaaaggaagtttaaacacacacatgagaatccacgctggacagaaaccttactgttgtgatctatgtggacaaatatttactgaaaaaggaagtttaaacacacacatgagaatccacgctggacagaaaccttactgttgtgatctatgtggacaaatatttactgaaaaaggaagtttaaacacacacatgagaatccacgcTGGACAGAAACCTTACTGTTGTGATCTCTGTGggcaaagatttactgaaaaaggaagtttaaacaaacacatgagaatccacactggacagaaacctttctgttgtgatctatgtggacaaagatttagccataaaggaagtttaaacatacacatgagaatccacactggacagaaacctttctgttgtgatctatgtggacaaagatttactgaaaaaggaagtttaaacacacacatgagaatccacgcTGGACAGAAACCTTACTGTTGTGATCTCTGTGggcaaagatttactgaaaaaggaagtttaaacaaacacatgagaatccacactggacagaaacctttctgttgtgatctatgtggacaaagatttagccataaaggaagtttaaacatacacatgagaatccacactggacagaaacctttctgttgtgatctatgtggacaaagatttactgaaaaaggaagtttaaacacacacatgagaattcacactggacagaaacctttctgttgtgatctatgtggacaaagatttaaccaaaaaggaaatttaaacacacacatgagaattcacactggacagaaacctttctgttgtgatctatgtggacaaagatttactgaaaaaggaagtttaaacaaacacatgagaattcacactggacataaacctttctgttgtgatctatgtggacaaagatttactgaaaaaggaagtttaaacaaacacatgagaatccacactggacagaaacctttctgttgtgatctttgtggacaaagatttaaccaaaaaggaagtttaaacacacacatgagaatccacactggtcagaaacctttatgttgtgatctatgtggacaaagatttagccataaaggaagtttaaacagacacatgagaatccacactggacagaaacctttctgttgtgatctatgtggacaaagatttagccaaaaaggaagtttaaacacacacatgagaatccacactggacagaaacctttctgttgtgatctatgtggacaaagatttactgaaaaaggaagtttaaacacacacatgagaatccacactggacagaaacctttctgttgtgatctatgtggacaaagatttagccatgaatcaagtttaaacagacacatgagaatccacactggacagaaacctttctgttgtgatctatgtggacaaagatttagccgaaaaggaagtttaaacacacacatgagaatccacactggacagaaacctttctgttgtgatctatgtggacaaagatttagccaaaaaggaagtttaaacaaacacatgagaatccacactggacagaaacctttctgttgtgatctatgtggacaaagatttactgaaaaaggaagtttaaacagacacatgagaatccacactggacagaaacctttctgttgtgatctatgtggacaaagatttagccatgaatcaagtttaaacacacacatgagaatccacactggacagaaacctttctgttgtgatctatgtggacaaagatttagccgaaaaggaagtttaaacacacacatgagaatccacactgggcagaaacctttctgttgtgatctatgtggacacagatttactgtaaaaggaagtttaaacaaacacatgagtatccacactagagaggaaaatggctaaggtttgaaggCTCAAACATATTACGGTCGCTGTACAATTTGTGatgtgaagtgcaaggccagtggACAATTTGCACAATTTTCGTTGGCCTCAGATATatagctacaactcctgcattcagcttCGTTAACACGCCTGCTAATGGATGCAATTTTGCGTTAAATTTGTGCcttaagaaaactaaaactgcttAGTTAAGGattttcatgttgaagaaatgtttgaaacatctgagatgttacaatacaaacggctggatgttgttttgatatattcaataaagtttatatattgagaaatacatacactaccggtcaaaggttttagatacactttctcacttaatgggtctctttattttcatgactatttacattgtagactctcactaaaggcaacaaaactttgaaggaacacataaaaacaccagtgactgtccactgtctctacatgctcttccaggaggagtgaatgctgcaagtcactgactggatgcaatctgctgggtttccttaaacataaaaactttttatccagtttgaataaataactgaatctgactgcactgttcaattgttaggattaattggaatgtatgtacctgactttgtgaagtgccttgagacagcatgtgttgtgaattggcgctatataaataaactgaattgaattgaaagcatttaaagttattttacaattttgcgTTTGTTACATGaatccatgtgttcattcacagttttgatgcctttagtgagaatctacgtacaatggaaaTTGTTATCAacctaaaaaacattgaaagagaaagtggttctacagTCAATAGAAATTGCTCCTGTGACAcgttttcctgtattatgtttctttattttaaacaatgtataattaagtcctttatgtccaaatcttaatcttgtaattaatcgttcctcttttctgctccttcttccagttcttacttctcctactatcttgttgattctataaaaccatcttcctttcctctcttcatcccaccttttctgcCACTCTTTCTTGATGTTCTGCTTAATGATATTTCtcgcctctgacctactaatattaatgtggttctgtgttgccttctttgacatcctgtccgccatctcattccctccaactcctacatgcgctggtacccataaaaacactaatattaatcccgtCCTTTGTATTctgaataaagtatgttttattttcaacaaaatgtctggtctaccatctgattgattatgttttaaacttaataatgctgaacttgagtgtgaactaattattgtttttaagggttttatatcctccacccactgcactgctaaaaatattgttaataattctcctgaatatactgataatccatttgtgattctttttcctacttttattttaaattctggtattataaatgctactcctattttttcatctgtttttgatgcgtctgtgtaaatctgaacatattgatagtaattgtttatatttacttttattaaacttgaatctgaagtacattttggatcctttttcttttccatcaatgccatatccaccactgcttctggctATAGCCACGGTGGTACTACTGGTAAAcgcaacattgaacttatttctttatgatatatttgaaattcttctgctatgttATTGATATTCCAACCAAAACTgttagtttgtttctttttctttgcaagtttatccagtaatttattgccaTCTGTTTCCTTcatagatctaatggcatctgtcccatctctacctggagttctgctattggactggttctgattggtcctgtacaaattcttaaagcttgatgttgaaTATTgcctaattttataagatgtgtgtttgctgctgatccataaattatacttccataatcaatatttggtcTAATTAAtcttgtataaattatttttattgatgttcaatctgctccccaatcaataccagccatacatctcataatgtttaatacaggtccttctcaaaatattagcacattgtgataaagttcattattttccataatgtcatgatgaaaatttaacattcctatattttagattcattgcacactaactgaaatatttcaggtcttttattgtcttaatacggatgattttggcatacagctcatgaaaacccacaattcctatctcacaaaattagcatatttcatccgaccaataaaagaaaagtgtttttaatacaaaaaacgtcaaccttcgaataatcatgtacagttatgcactcaatacttggcccggaatcttttggcagaaatgactgcttcaatgcggcgtggcatggaggcaatcagcctgtggcactgctgaggtcttatggaggcccaggatgcttcgatagcggcctttagctcatccagagtgttgggtcttgagtctctcaacgttctcttcacaatatcccacagattctctatggggttcaggtcaggagagttggcaggccaattgagcacagtgataccatggtcagtaaaccatttaccagtggttttggcactgtgagcaggtgccagatcgtgctgtaaaatgaaatcttcatctccataaagcttttcagcagatggaggcatgaagtgctccgaaatctcctgatagctagctgcattgaccctgcccttgataaaacacagtggagcaacactagcagctgacacggcaccccagaccatcactgactgtggggacttgacactggacttctggcattttggcatttccttctccccagtcttcctccagactctggcaccttgatttccgaatgacatgcagaatttgctttcatccgaaaaaagtactttggaccactgagcaacagtccagtgctgcttctctgtagcccaggtctggggaatgcggcacctgtagcccatttcctgcacacgcctgtgcacggtggctctggatgtttctactccagactcagtccactgcttccacaggtcccccaaggtctggaatcggcccttctccacaatcttcctcagggtccggtcacctcttctcgttgtgcagcgttttctgccacactttttccttcccacagacttcccactgaggtgccttgatacagcactctgggaacagcctattcgttcagaaatttctttctgtgtcttaccctcttgcttgagggtgtcaattgtggccttctggacagcagtcaggtcggcagtcttacccatgattggggttttgagtgatgaaccaggctgggagttttaaaggcctcaggaatcttttgcaggtgtttagagttaacttgttgattcagatgattaggttcatagctcgtttagagacccttttaatgatatgctaattttgtgagataggaattttgggttttcatgagctgtatgccaaaatcatccgtattaagacaataaaagacctgaaatatttcagttagtgtgcaatgaatctaaaatatatgaatgttaaattttcatcatgacattatggaaaataatgaactttatcacaatatgctaatattttgagaaggacctgtacttttgCGTTCCCATCATCGCCTtgagaaaactgcattttggagcagcagcacagatgacaaactgctcataaaacaaacactgatatgtcattaatatggtttatttgtcatatgcaggttaacacgcagtaaacaatgcaatGAAATACTTAGGAtgagaagaaccgttcaaatcacaataaaaacaaaaacactaatggtgtacaaaaaaaaaaagtacacatcatgcagcagtaataaggaaataaagtgtcacagatgtggtttcgtgcagttttattgttcagtagtttgtttgacagcttgtggataaaaactgtcttttagtctgattgaagatcattttatttaaggctgatttcaaaataaaactcaataaatctcaaaacgggtgtagtgtttgtttcatttttgcagttatctggtttggaaactatcccacaaagtattgcgaaataacgcaaagactattgcgtgaaaacgcaaaagagaaaacaatccccccttgtcccctcgtgggctccgtatagaaaggcttcatcaagggaagatattaaataaatatgttgtgaaatagaaaaaaatttaaatgtacaatttatttaatacatcattaaatattaagtgtaccactaattacgtcatgtcgtctttaaaattatacttaattattcagtggcatatttaattgcatactattccatttcatgatataatggtacatttattgtttctaatgatgtattaa
Proteins encoded:
- the LOC124880627 gene encoding gastrula zinc finger protein XlCGF57.1-like — protein: EKGSLNKHMRIHTGHKPFCCDLCGQRFTEKGSLNKHMRIHTGQKPFCCDLCGQRFNQKGSLNTHMRIHTGQKPLCCDLCGQRFSHKGSLNRHMRIHTGQKPFCCDLCGQRFSQKGSLNTHMRIHTGQKPFCCDLCGQRFTEKGSLNTHMRIHTGQKPFCCDLCGQRFSHESSLNRHMRIHTGQKPFCCDLCGQRFSRKGSLNTHMRIHTGQKPFCCDLCGQRFSQKGSLNKHMRIHTGQKPFCCDLCGQRFTEKGSLNRHMRIHTGQKPFCCDLCGQRFSHESSLNTHMRIHTGQKPFCCDLCGQRFSRKGSLNTHMRIHTGQKPFCCDLCGHRFTVKGSLNKHMSIHTREENG